The genomic region GATGGAGGAGGCGCCCCTGCGCGTGCTGCTCGGCGCGGCGCCCAAGCCGGTGATGGCCACGGCCCTGGCGTCGGCCTCGCCGGAAGCGTTCCGCCCGGGGCTCAGCCTGGACGTCGCGCCCTACTTCCTCTTCGGCGGTGGCATCCGGAGTCTGGCCGGTTACCGCTCGAACTCGGTGGCGGGCCGGCTGATGCGGGTGCTGACGAAGACAACGGTGTCCGCGGCCATGATTCCAGACCTGAACGGGGCGGGCGCATGGCGCGTGGGCCTTGGGCTCAGGACGACGGTCCATGATCCACACGACCCCGTGCTCAACTCCACCCTGCCCGAACAGGTCGCGGAGGAACTGGAGCGCCACGGCGTGCCGCGGCCCGCGGACTCGGACGAGGACGTGTCCGAACGGGGCGTGGACCTGTCCGCCATCTTCGACCAGGCCGAAAGACAGATGCGTTCCCGGAGCGGAGACATCCAGATCTCCGCGGGCTGGGGCGTCTCCGCCCGCACGGAAGGCGGCGTGCTCACGGGCGACGGGCTCCGGGACACGAGGCACACGTTCTGGCTGACCGGCCAGGCCTCGCTCGGCCGGCGCTTCGACGCGCTCGCGACGATGCAGGCGCTGGACCTGTTCCGGGACGGAAGGGCGCTACGAACCGGGCTGGGCGTGCAGAGGAAGACCTCCGTGGCCGACTTCCGCGCGGAGCTGGCCTTCGACGGCACCGACAATCGCTTCCACCCGGGCGCCGCCATCGACGTGAAGCTGCCCGGCTGCACCAGCGCCCTCGCCTCGCTCACCACGGCGCCCGGCGCGGCCACGGACGAAACCGTGCTCCGGTGCCAGCTCCAGCTGCGTTGGTACTTCGCCCGGTGCCGCTAAAGACAACGGGCCCGGCGCTGACGCACCGGGCCCGTTCATGTTTCACAGCGGAGAATGCTTCAGCCGCCGAGCGCCACGTTCTCCAGCACGCCCAGCGCGTCCGGGACGAGCACGGCGGCGGAGTAGTAGGTGCTCACCAGGTAGTTCGTCATGGCCTGGTCGTTGACGGCCATGCGCTTCACGGTGAGGCTCGGCTCCACCTCGTCGGGGATGCCCGCGTTGTGCAGGCCCACCACGCCCTGGTCGTCCTGACCGATGCGCATGGCGAGGATGGAGGTGGTGTTCTCCCGGCTGATGGGCAGCTTGTCGCACGGGAGGATGGGCACCCCGCGCCACGCCTGGAACTTCGCCCCGCCCACGTCCACGACCGTCGGGTACAGGCCGCGCTTGTTGCACTCCCGGCCGAACGCCGCGATGGCACGCGGGTGGGCCAGGAAGTAGCGCGTCTTGCGGCGGCGCGACACCAGCTCATCCATGTCGTCCGGCGTCGGCGGACCCGAGCGGGTGTTGATGCGCTGCTTGAGGTCGGCGTTGTGCAGCAGGCCGAACTCCGGGTTGTTGATGAGCTCCCACTCCTTGCGCTCCTTCAGCGCCTCGATGGTCAACCGCAGCTGCTCCGCGGTCTGGTTCATCGGGTCGTTGAAGATGTCCGACACGCGGGTGTGCACGCGCAGGATGGTCTGCGCCACGCTCAGCTCGTACTCGCGCGGCTTCAGCTCGTAGTCCACGAAGGTGCCGGGCAGCACGGGCTCGCCGTGGTGACCGGCGGCCAGCGCGATGGCGGACTGGCCCGCCTTGTCCTGGGGCTTCTTGAGGTTCGCCTGGTAGCGCGCCACGTGCGCCTTGAGCGCCGGGGACTGGTTGATGAGGGACTCGAACACATCCTGCGGCAGCGCCATCACCGTGCAGGCCGTGACGGCCTTGACGGTGAAGGGCCACACGTCGTTCGACTCCACCACCGCCTGGTCACCGAAGTGGTCGCCGTCCGCCAACGTGTCCAGCACGACGGGGTCGCCGTACTTGCCGGCCTTCAGCTTCTGCGCCTTGCCGTGGGCGATGAGCATCACGTGCTCGGCGGACTTGCCCGCCTCCACGATGTTCTCCCCGGCCTTGTAATGCTTCTGGGTGAAGCGGCCGGCCAGGGTGCGGATGAGCAGGTCATCCACGTCCTGGAAGCCCCGCATCAGCGGCAGCTTGAGCAGCTCCTGGGGGATGATCTCCACCTTGGCGCCGATGTTGCTGAAGTTCAGCCGGTCATCGCCCACGGTGTACGTCAGCCGCCGGTTCACGCGGTACGTGCCGCCGGACACCTGCACCCAGGGCAGGATGTTCAGCAGGTAGCGGGGCGAGATGCCCTGCATCACCGGCTGCGTCTTGGTCGTCGTCGCGAGCTGGCGCGCACCCGCCGTGCTGAGGCTGGTGCCCTCGTGCGCCGCTACGTCCTTCTGTGAAGTCGTCATGGAAGAACCTTCCCGTGATGGACGGACGAGGAACTACGAGCGGCCCAGCTCCACGCTCTCCAGGATGCCCAGCGCGTCCGGCGTCAGCACCGCCGCGGAGAAGTACGCCGTCACCAGGTAGTTCATGATGGCCTTCTCGTTGATGCCCATGAACCGGACGTTCAGGCTGGGCTCGATCTCATCCGGGATGCCCGCTTGGTGCAGGCCGACGACGCCCTGGTTCTTCTCACCCGCGCGCATCAGCATGATGGACGTGGTGCGCGACTCGCTGATGGGCAGCTTGTTGCAGGACACGATGGGGATGCCGCGCCACGCGGGCACCATGGTCCCGTTCATGTCGGTGCTGGTGGGGTAGATGCCGCGCTTGTTGCACTCCTGCCCGAACGCGGCGATGGCGCGCGGGTGGGCCAGGAAGAACGACGGCTCCTTCCACACCGTGGCCAGCAGCTCGTCCATGTCGTCCGGCGTCGGCGCGCCGGAGCGGGTGTGGATGCGCTGCTTCAGGTCCGCGTTGTGCAGCAGGCCGAACTCACGGTTGTTGATGAGCTCGTGCTCCTTGCGCTCCTTCAGCGCCTCCACGGTCAGACGCAGCTGCTGCTGGGTCTGGTTCATGGGGTCGTTGAAGAGGTCCGCGACGCGCGTGTGGATCTGCAGCACGGTCTGCGCGATGGCCAGCTCGTACTCGCGCGGGTGCGTCTCGTAGTCCACGAAGGTGCCGGGGAGCACGGGCTCGCCGTGGTGGCCGGCGGCCAGCTCGATGGCCTTCTGGCCGGACGTGTCCTGCTTCTTCTTGGAGCGCGCCTTGAAGTTGTCGATGTGCTTCTGCAGCGACGGAACCTGCGCCACGACCGCCTCGAAGGCGGACTGCTGCAGGACCAGCGCGATGACCGGCGTCACGGCCTTGGCCGTGAACTGCCAGTAGTCCTGCGACTCCAGCAGCGCCTGGTAGCTGTAGTGGTCGCCGTCCGCCAGCGTCTCCAGCACCAGCGGCTCGCCGTACTTGCCGGTGCCAATGCGGTTCACCTTGCCG from Corallococcus exiguus harbors:
- a CDS encoding family 2B encapsulin nanocompartment shell protein → MTTSQKDVAAHEGTSLSTAGARQLATTTKTQPVMQGISPRYLLNILPWVQVSGGTYRVNRRLTYTVGDDRLNFSNIGAKVEIIPQELLKLPLMRGFQDVDDLLIRTLAGRFTQKHYKAGENIVEAGKSAEHVMLIAHGKAQKLKAGKYGDPVVLDTLADGDHFGDQAVVESNDVWPFTVKAVTACTVMALPQDVFESLINQSPALKAHVARYQANLKKPQDKAGQSAIALAAGHHGEPVLPGTFVDYELKPREYELSVAQTILRVHTRVSDIFNDPMNQTAEQLRLTIEALKERKEWELINNPEFGLLHNADLKQRINTRSGPPTPDDMDELVSRRRKTRYFLAHPRAIAAFGRECNKRGLYPTVVDVGGAKFQAWRGVPILPCDKLPISRENTTSILAMRIGQDDQGVVGLHNAGIPDEVEPSLTVKRMAVNDQAMTNYLVSTYYSAAVLVPDALGVLENVALGG
- a CDS encoding family 2B encapsulin nanocompartment shell protein, coding for MSNDIKKFDDNNQSLGTQAARQLATTTKSEPQMQGISSRTLLKLLPWVQVSGGTYRVNRRMTYAVGDGRVTFTSTGAKVQVIPQELGELPLLRGYEDVDALAALANRFEQKEYKAGEVITEAGKEADSIVLIAHGKVNRIGTGKYGEPLVLETLADGDHYSYQALLESQDYWQFTAKAVTPVIALVLQQSAFEAVVAQVPSLQKHIDNFKARSKKKQDTSGQKAIELAAGHHGEPVLPGTFVDYETHPREYELAIAQTVLQIHTRVADLFNDPMNQTQQQLRLTVEALKERKEHELINNREFGLLHNADLKQRIHTRSGAPTPDDMDELLATVWKEPSFFLAHPRAIAAFGQECNKRGIYPTSTDMNGTMVPAWRGIPIVSCNKLPISESRTTSIMLMRAGEKNQGVVGLHQAGIPDEIEPSLNVRFMGINEKAIMNYLVTAYFSAAVLTPDALGILESVELGRS